One segment of Maridesulfovibrio bastinii DSM 16055 DNA contains the following:
- a CDS encoding HAMP domain-containing sensor histidine kinase, giving the protein MLISDNLSLKTKLFVVVLFLAVVCVSLPLALAYRQLNSDVVHEAESGAKEELALARRLLDKSDDSNIAVMVSSVSSLIGREIVFIGNDGELYSGASWLDSGGDLLNRPEVIAAVKDGTGFSHGTDPVTGNKVLYAAMAVIDLPDIPKGTLLIEEQIPKAGKSLETVRSVYLWSIPVIILLCYVSIRILVLQLSESVRSMVRTAEAVGQGNFKRRIRNLPGKEFLPLAESINWMAERIDEHVAIITGQKDKLQAVLNGMWDGVMVLDSECRINKVNRSMKEIVHGIEDSINRNPLEVISSPDFQDTCRQVISDDGPVSASIQLALDGDRVYEVNIVKSANSIGPGQGPGAIAVFHDISEIKRLEKVRQDFVANVSHELRTPLTSVKGYAETLLSDPPPPQTLQKSFLETIKKNADHMCKIVDDLLSLSRLEAGRAQTDFRVFDPVVCIEQAWEACSSLAEARGTVLESDLEDHENFIEADPDQLMQVFRNLFENAIKYGPEESLVEVVHRVDSGMLRIEVRDSGPGIPGSDQKRIFERFYSVQKHRRNEFGSTGLGLAISRHIVRNHGGDIWVESPPSGRSRGTSFIFTLPLAS; this is encoded by the coding sequence ATGCTTATTTCCGACAATCTGTCGTTGAAAACAAAATTATTTGTAGTGGTCCTTTTCCTAGCTGTCGTCTGCGTGAGTCTGCCGCTGGCACTCGCGTATCGTCAGCTCAATTCCGATGTTGTTCACGAAGCTGAAAGCGGAGCAAAAGAAGAGCTGGCTCTTGCCCGGCGTCTGCTGGATAAGTCGGATGATTCAAATATTGCTGTGATGGTTTCATCTGTCAGCAGTCTTATAGGAAGGGAAATTGTTTTTATAGGTAATGATGGTGAGCTGTATTCCGGGGCTTCATGGCTTGATTCAGGAGGTGACCTGTTGAATCGTCCTGAAGTTATAGCCGCTGTTAAAGACGGGACTGGTTTTTCACATGGTACTGATCCCGTAACCGGAAATAAGGTTTTATATGCGGCCATGGCTGTCATAGATCTGCCTGATATCCCTAAAGGAACACTGCTGATTGAAGAGCAGATTCCAAAGGCCGGTAAAAGTCTGGAAACAGTGCGCAGCGTTTATTTATGGTCGATTCCTGTAATAATTTTACTTTGCTATGTGAGCATTAGAATTCTTGTTCTTCAACTGTCAGAGTCTGTCAGGTCCATGGTTCGTACTGCTGAGGCTGTTGGTCAGGGAAATTTTAAAAGACGAATTAGAAATCTCCCCGGAAAAGAATTTCTGCCTCTTGCGGAATCCATAAACTGGATGGCCGAGAGAATTGATGAGCATGTAGCAATCATAACCGGTCAAAAGGATAAACTTCAGGCTGTTTTGAACGGTATGTGGGATGGAGTTATGGTCTTGGATTCAGAGTGTAGAATAAACAAGGTGAACAGATCCATGAAAGAGATTGTCCACGGCATAGAAGACAGTATCAACCGTAATCCGCTTGAGGTTATTTCAAGCCCGGATTTTCAGGATACATGCCGTCAGGTGATATCAGATGATGGCCCGGTTTCGGCTTCCATTCAGCTGGCTCTGGACGGTGATCGTGTTTATGAAGTGAACATTGTAAAATCTGCTAATTCCATAGGCCCCGGTCAGGGACCGGGAGCTATTGCCGTATTCCATGACATAAGTGAGATCAAGCGACTTGAAAAAGTCAGACAGGATTTTGTTGCCAATGTATCACATGAGTTGCGGACCCCGCTGACTTCGGTAAAAGGCTATGCTGAAACATTGCTCAGTGATCCGCCACCGCCGCAGACTCTTCAGAAATCCTTTCTTGAAACAATTAAGAAAAATGCAGATCACATGTGTAAAATTGTTGATGATCTGCTCAGCCTTTCCCGCCTTGAAGCAGGCAGAGCGCAAACGGATTTCAGGGTTTTTGATCCCGTTGTATGCATTGAACAGGCTTGGGAGGCCTGCTCTTCACTGGCTGAGGCCAGAGGGACTGTTCTTGAAAGCGACCTTGAGGATCATGAAAATTTTATTGAGGCAGACCCTGATCAACTGATGCAGGTTTTCAGGAATCTTTTTGAAAATGCCATAAAGTACGGCCCGGAAGAGTCCCTGGTTGAAGTTGTTCACCGTGTGGACTCCGGCATGTTGCGAATTGAAGTCCGTGACAGTGGTCCGGGTATTCCCGGCAGTGACCAAAAAAGAATTTTCGAGAGATTTTATTCAGTACAGAAGCATCGCCGCAATGAGTTTGGCAGTACCGGACTCGGGCTTGCCATATCACGACATATAGTAAGGAATCATGGTGGTGATATCTGGGTTGAAAGCCCGCCGTCAGGTCGCTCCAGAGGAACTTCGTTTATTTTCACCTTACCGCTTGCATCATAA
- a CDS encoding sensor histidine kinase, producing MNSLPTPNDFGMMLDRLKELISKGDTELTEEVSQILFENYALSRNELLRMEDSCLALRNRNSSLEKKTELLESQLRTTIGTYKTDVEIFQKFCAASGMVNKLKGLNEVPELLDKLRSVLHIERCAVVMDRQICSDFPEQPLPTAIFKGYMRFIDATLCKGENRLFIGPVSRMMRPDIFFADPAMTPESNGSCFAYGLEDKFHPGKLLGLFSIYDSDPDRYNPEMATDYLEQFCRTLSSSLQDIINYQRTIRLREDVEKITRHDLKTPLNAVINLPHLLAADEEDEERKNILKMIQDAGYKMNGLLSKSHDIYKMEAGIYEITPAEVDIVRLITRIRTDLEDLLLNKNSGLLIQINGETVSNREVFHIKGEELLLFSMFGNLIKNAVEATLADQPISINLRQDDETIRMEIHNSGAVPEEMRTKFFSKYSTSGKKHGTGLGTYSARLIAGVHGGDIKMKTSDLKGTTVIIELPATL from the coding sequence ATGAACAGTCTTCCAACTCCCAATGATTTCGGAATGATGCTCGACAGACTGAAAGAGCTGATCTCAAAAGGTGATACTGAACTGACAGAAGAAGTTTCTCAGATATTGTTTGAAAACTATGCCCTATCAAGAAATGAACTCCTGCGCATGGAAGACTCCTGCCTTGCTCTGCGCAACCGCAACAGCTCTCTTGAAAAGAAAACAGAACTGCTTGAGTCGCAGCTTAGGACAACAATAGGCACATATAAAACTGATGTGGAAATTTTTCAGAAGTTCTGTGCGGCTTCTGGCATGGTTAATAAACTAAAAGGGCTAAATGAAGTTCCTGAACTGCTGGATAAGCTTCGCTCCGTTCTCCATATTGAACGCTGCGCGGTAGTAATGGACAGACAGATATGCTCCGACTTTCCGGAACAGCCTCTGCCGACAGCAATATTCAAAGGCTATATGCGTTTTATCGATGCCACCCTTTGCAAGGGTGAAAACCGCCTGTTTATCGGTCCTGTTTCCAGAATGATGCGTCCCGACATTTTTTTTGCCGATCCTGCAATGACTCCTGAAAGCAATGGATCATGCTTTGCCTACGGTCTTGAAGATAAATTCCATCCGGGAAAACTGTTAGGTCTGTTTTCTATTTATGACTCTGATCCGGACCGCTACAATCCTGAAATGGCTACAGACTACCTTGAACAATTCTGCAGAACGCTGTCCTCTTCACTTCAGGATATAATAAACTACCAGCGCACAATAAGACTCCGTGAAGATGTTGAAAAAATAACCCGCCACGATCTTAAGACTCCACTGAATGCCGTCATAAATCTTCCTCACCTTCTGGCTGCTGATGAAGAAGACGAGGAACGTAAAAATATCTTAAAAATGATTCAGGATGCCGGCTATAAAATGAACGGCCTTTTGAGCAAATCCCATGATATTTATAAAATGGAGGCAGGAATTTATGAAATTACTCCTGCTGAAGTAGATATAGTGCGCCTGATCACCAGAATCAGAACAGATCTCGAAGATTTGCTGCTGAATAAAAATTCAGGCCTGCTCATACAGATCAACGGGGAAACAGTTTCGAACCGGGAAGTTTTTCATATAAAAGGCGAAGAATTATTATTGTTCTCCATGTTCGGCAACCTTATCAAGAATGCTGTTGAAGCTACATTGGCGGACCAGCCCATAAGCATAAACCTCAGGCAGGACGATGAAACGATCCGTATGGAAATCCATAACAGCGGTGCAGTTCCTGAGGAAATGCGCACTAAATTTTTCAGCAAATACAGTACATCCGGCAAGAAACACGGAACAGGTCTAGGCACTTATTCAGCCCGCCTTATTGCCGGGGTTCATGGCGGAGATATAAAAATGAAAACTTCAGACCTAAAAGGAACAACTGTAATTATAGAACTGCCTGCAACTCTTTAG
- a CDS encoding response regulator: MSVEKILVVEDNSDTLELLKYNLTTSGYSVVTAMDGHKALEQARNEKPDLILLDLMLPGLDGLEVCRRLKQEAGIQHIPVIMLTAKGEEVDRVVGLELGVDDYVVKPFSPRELVLRIKAVLRRSSETESEKPDRWDRDGLSVDFEAHTVVASGEEVPLTATEFKLLSELLQHEGKVRTRDHLLDTVWDTHFEGYSRTVDTHIRRLRQKLGEFADYIETVRGVGYRFKS, encoded by the coding sequence GTGTCAGTAGAAAAAATACTGGTGGTCGAAGATAATAGCGATACTTTGGAATTGCTTAAATATAATCTGACCACTTCCGGATACAGCGTTGTTACTGCTATGGATGGTCATAAAGCTCTTGAACAGGCCCGTAACGAAAAACCGGATCTGATCCTTCTTGATCTGATGCTTCCGGGACTCGACGGACTTGAGGTCTGTCGCAGACTTAAACAGGAAGCCGGTATTCAGCATATCCCCGTGATCATGCTCACCGCCAAGGGCGAAGAAGTTGACCGTGTCGTTGGTCTTGAACTTGGGGTTGATGACTATGTGGTCAAGCCCTTCTCTCCAAGAGAGCTGGTTCTAAGGATTAAAGCTGTCCTGCGTAGAAGCTCTGAAACAGAGTCAGAAAAACCTGATAGATGGGATCGTGATGGTCTCAGTGTAGATTTTGAGGCCCATACTGTTGTTGCCAGCGGAGAAGAAGTTCCGCTTACCGCCACTGAATTTAAACTTCTTTCAGAGCTTTTACAGCACGAAGGTAAAGTCAGGACCCGCGACCACCTTCTGGATACTGTCTGGGATACTCATTTCGAAGGATATTCCAGAACAGTTGATACCCATATCAGACGGTTGCGTCAGAAACTCGGTGAGTTTGCAGACTACATCGAAACTGTTCGCGGCGTCGGATATCGTTTCAAAAGCTGA